From the Senegalimassilia faecalis genome, one window contains:
- a CDS encoding phage tail spike protein, with product MALINKVNFTRFTRWGVNLGRLTYTTATHEEATDGTDELKIMCDEDLTKGERLVWVDRQGVVHEHIVDEIERLHDDSGKPHTSVTCINSINETWDDYIEDKRPSGSVAVALASILAGTRWEVGNCDQPGSASHTFYHISVREGLSDLLETWGGELETVIETDGVQVTHRYVRVVATRGNQQSPKRFTWTKDLVSIKRKTGSANPKTRVYGYGKGVETDTGGYGRRLTFGDINGGKDYVEDASATEVWGHPDGSGGVAPAVDVYVNEQCEDAAQLLAETRDYLETVKTPTVSYEASVLDLFAFGRNWEGVAVGDCVAIIDKGFSDAGIRLKGRVSKLSRDLVTGDATVTFGNLTDDLADIFQAMAQQLKKGSDQRANYDAVADTSVSWLNQLMVALNKAFNAVGTYKVETFELGAIHSNVPLDVETGVPLKATSGMCAVNINGMGIRLADSLTSDGQWNWRTFITGSQVSADCINTGTMRAERIRAGLLTDEVGANYWDLETGEFQLSPNAKYGDAGWTVNGVVEDLHGGMVRNAKDIESLGEDFQERNKEIDETISGLDKTVDDIAKDGIVTEAEKAAVAKVMQAIAHDRAWAIQDLTALKKSSAALDGTENTPISARPYNRLTNAFSQAYGSTDEATITESCAYGKLKSAIDAIAACTTAEALNGAVETYKAVYSAFSTKVNAYLKVSQECHSLVEQYNAAQATDALLTQTEVFNRLTNNGATKGIYMANGQLYINATYLKSGIISDGQNKNYWSLTSGYFQTKYGSIGGLAIGDTKIYSGKLTLNSNTYGLYIGRDGFSVGSGSCYTALSDGYLYGGSAEDITGYVGFNNTNTATKVKGTRLAGKGCICLMTDDWIGVCGYKPFTDDVTCTTGKTGSITLVGNLRSSWTNLQLTGTYNVSGICQNLSMNWTNYTLTFDHGLMVTSL from the coding sequence ATGGCTTTAATCAACAAGGTCAACTTCACCCGTTTCACGCGCTGGGGCGTTAACCTTGGGCGGCTTACCTATACCACCGCGACCCACGAGGAAGCGACCGACGGAACAGACGAGCTTAAGATCATGTGCGACGAGGATTTGACCAAGGGCGAGCGCCTTGTTTGGGTTGATCGCCAAGGCGTTGTGCATGAGCATATCGTGGATGAAATCGAGCGCCTGCACGATGATTCCGGCAAGCCGCATACCAGCGTCACGTGCATCAACTCCATCAACGAGACGTGGGATGACTACATTGAAGACAAGCGCCCTTCCGGTAGCGTTGCCGTGGCGCTTGCGTCAATCCTTGCTGGCACCCGCTGGGAGGTTGGCAACTGCGACCAGCCCGGCAGCGCATCGCATACCTTCTATCACATCAGCGTTCGCGAAGGCTTGAGCGACCTGCTGGAAACGTGGGGCGGCGAGCTGGAAACCGTAATCGAGACGGACGGCGTGCAGGTAACGCATCGCTACGTGCGCGTGGTGGCCACGCGCGGAAACCAGCAAAGCCCCAAGCGCTTCACGTGGACTAAAGACTTGGTCAGCATCAAGCGCAAGACAGGAAGCGCAAACCCGAAAACGAGGGTTTACGGCTACGGAAAAGGCGTTGAGACGGATACCGGCGGCTATGGCCGCCGTTTGACGTTCGGTGACATCAACGGCGGCAAGGATTACGTCGAGGACGCATCCGCAACCGAGGTTTGGGGGCATCCCGACGGCAGCGGCGGCGTTGCACCAGCCGTGGACGTTTACGTTAACGAGCAGTGCGAGGATGCGGCGCAGCTTTTGGCCGAGACGCGCGATTACCTTGAAACGGTAAAAACGCCCACGGTTTCATACGAAGCGAGCGTGCTTGACCTGTTCGCGTTCGGGCGAAATTGGGAGGGCGTGGCCGTCGGAGATTGCGTGGCGATCATCGACAAGGGTTTTTCCGATGCCGGCATCCGCCTAAAGGGGCGCGTCTCGAAGCTGTCTCGCGACCTTGTTACCGGCGATGCCACGGTGACGTTCGGCAACCTCACCGACGACCTGGCCGACATCTTCCAGGCTATGGCTCAGCAGCTTAAAAAAGGCAGCGACCAGCGGGCTAACTACGATGCCGTGGCCGACACGTCCGTCTCGTGGCTCAACCAGCTCATGGTGGCGCTCAATAAAGCTTTCAACGCCGTCGGAACCTACAAGGTCGAGACGTTCGAGCTTGGAGCTATCCACTCGAACGTGCCGCTTGATGTCGAAACGGGCGTTCCGCTCAAGGCAACGTCCGGAATGTGTGCTGTCAACATCAACGGCATGGGCATTCGCCTTGCCGATAGCCTGACGAGCGACGGCCAATGGAATTGGAGAACGTTCATCACCGGCTCTCAGGTGAGCGCCGATTGCATCAATACTGGCACGATGCGAGCAGAACGCATCCGCGCGGGCTTGCTCACCGACGAGGTGGGAGCCAACTACTGGGATTTGGAAACGGGCGAATTCCAGCTATCGCCAAATGCCAAATACGGCGATGCCGGCTGGACTGTCAATGGCGTGGTTGAAGACCTGCACGGCGGAATGGTGCGGAACGCAAAAGACATCGAGAGCCTAGGGGAAGATTTCCAGGAAAGAAATAAGGAAATTGACGAAACCATAAGCGGGCTTGACAAGACGGTTGATGACATCGCCAAAGACGGCATCGTTACCGAAGCGGAGAAAGCCGCCGTCGCGAAGGTGATGCAGGCGATAGCGCACGACCGCGCCTGGGCTATCCAAGATTTAACGGCCCTTAAGAAAAGCAGCGCCGCGCTAGACGGGACGGAGAACACGCCTATATCGGCAAGGCCATACAATCGATTGACGAATGCGTTCTCGCAAGCCTACGGCTCGACCGACGAAGCGACGATCACTGAAAGCTGCGCATATGGCAAGCTAAAGTCAGCGATCGACGCGATAGCTGCATGCACGACCGCCGAAGCGCTAAACGGAGCCGTTGAGACGTATAAAGCGGTCTATTCGGCGTTTTCCACGAAAGTGAACGCCTATCTAAAGGTTTCGCAGGAATGCCATTCTCTCGTCGAACAATACAACGCAGCGCAGGCAACAGACGCGCTTTTGACGCAAACCGAGGTGTTCAACCGACTTACGAACAACGGTGCCACGAAGGGCATCTACATGGCAAACGGGCAGCTGTACATCAATGCCACGTACCTAAAAAGCGGCATCATCAGCGACGGCCAGAACAAGAACTATTGGTCGCTGACGAGCGGTTATTTTCAGACCAAGTACGGCAGCATCGGCGGGCTTGCCATCGGCGATACGAAGATTTACAGCGGCAAGCTAACGCTTAACTCGAACACGTATGGCCTTTACATCGGCAGAGACGGTTTCAGCGTCGGCAGCGGCTCTTGCTATACGGCTCTATCCGACGGCTATCTATACGGCGGCAGCGCAGAGGACATTACGGGCTATGTTGGATTCAACAACACCAACACCGCAACAAAGGTGAAGGGAACCCGCCTTGCCGGAAAAGGCTGCATCTGCCTTATGACCGATGACTGGATCGGTGTTTGCGGATACAAGCCGTTCACTGATGACGTTACATGCACGACAGGTAAGACCGGGAGCATCACGCTTGTTGGCAACCTAAGAAGCAGCTGGACGAACCTGCAACTCACGGGAACTTATAACGTAAGCGGAATTTGCCAAAACCTATCTATGAACTGGACGAATTACACGCTGACGTTTGACCATGGGCTTATGGTCACGTCTCTTTAA
- a CDS encoding distal tail protein Dit, producing MELKRKRNQSDSIIFNGHDLSKLVYCKVRRPIMASVSASFEDAPGRHGEYFKTVRRAGYDLRVDMWLRTEHRREVAKARHELAALLWSDEPAPLYLPDDPTRYLMAIVNGSTDLDEITDDCPTTTVTFHICDPDYYGQHRRMDVRGAASFAVGGTLPAAITVTAKPGACSSWRITNTDTAEFVEVVQPLTASSVIRMDFDKEHVTVNGSVAQLNIMSDFFTVKDRAHIKISSGTALLEWEERWL from the coding sequence TTGGAGCTTAAGCGAAAGCGAAACCAAAGCGACAGCATCATATTCAACGGGCACGACTTGTCGAAGCTCGTATATTGCAAGGTGCGCCGTCCCATCATGGCGAGCGTTTCGGCGAGCTTCGAGGACGCGCCCGGACGGCACGGCGAATACTTCAAGACGGTTCGTCGTGCCGGTTACGATTTGCGGGTTGACATGTGGCTTCGCACCGAGCATCGGCGCGAGGTCGCTAAGGCGCGGCATGAGCTGGCGGCGCTGCTCTGGTCTGACGAGCCAGCGCCGCTTTACCTGCCCGATGACCCGACGCGCTACCTTATGGCAATCGTCAACGGCTCTACCGATTTGGACGAGATTACCGACGATTGCCCTACTACCACGGTGACGTTTCATATCTGCGACCCCGACTATTACGGGCAGCATCGACGCATGGACGTGCGCGGCGCAGCATCGTTCGCCGTCGGCGGCACGCTGCCTGCTGCCATCACCGTGACGGCGAAGCCGGGAGCTTGCAGCTCTTGGCGCATCACCAACACCGACACCGCGGAATTCGTGGAGGTTGTGCAGCCGTTGACGGCTTCGAGCGTCATCCGAATGGACTTCGACAAAGAGCACGTCACGGTTAACGGCTCAGTTGCCCAGCTCAACATCATGAGCGACTTTTTCACGGTAAAAGACCGTGCGCACATCAAGATTTCTAGCGGCACCGCGCTTTTGGAATGGGAGGAAAGATGGCTTTAA
- a CDS encoding phage tail tape measure protein encodes MAVTYKGLTIKFGGDTTELQGALKSVQTTAKDTQGALKDINRALKFDPGNTDLLVEKEKLLNRAYGETKTKLDAYKAALATLDEKKRSGATLTEREEAQYSSLKAQIAICENQLESYSDDLKSVGREAQASKGNLYQFGQTIQDNSDKLEKAGKGLETAGKTITGTVTGAATALVGLASSQEEQIEQTHQLDAAWKDAGGTSEQARSSYALFYKLLGEEDTATEAAQNLSRLTTNQQELDKWNNIAAGSFSKFGDALPLENLVEASQETAHTGTVTGGLADALNWATASNEQWSAALSGNQAAQQAFNDQIDQGATKEDAFNAALAACGDEQERSSLITQTLDGLYGNIGETYQETNKTMLDTREAQAELNRKMAEAGEAAMPFKEKALELGTTLLEKVTPALEGVSDWYKSLTPEQQDMAANVALGTVAFGGLATGIGKTLQKGVEIGQTFKDVAGGFASLAGKFGEGGGAIGTAATGFGGMAEKAGGLASTLGGKLSTGWTSFTGLIAANPILLGVAAVAAAVAGLTWFFTQTETGKQLWSDFTGWISEKWQGVQDFFAGVPEFWSGVWDGITGKAEEVKNSLGEKFEGIKQGASDAWEGLKSNASDAWENLKSAASEKFGAIKDSIQTDMNTGQIVGSAASNALKAAMNGDWDAAKSQAGSAFQAIQSNIQTKMNNAKDNAINAGNSIGEKLGFPGLGSTVAGVFSNIKSNITSPIDEAWNFISGIPGKIQNAFSGIRISLPHINMPHFNVSWRNIGGVVRLPSISVDWFAKGGYFDKPSIIGVGEAGGEHVAPDAKLRSSVKESVEAGIARVLDRLRGGFGGGAQVNVTVNATVANNMDAYTTGQQIGAGIASKLKQKGVPVGA; translated from the coding sequence GTGGCTGTCACGTACAAAGGTCTGACAATCAAGTTCGGCGGCGATACGACCGAGTTGCAGGGCGCGTTGAAGAGCGTGCAGACCACGGCGAAGGACACTCAGGGCGCGTTGAAAGACATCAACCGCGCTTTGAAATTCGACCCCGGCAACACCGATTTGCTCGTGGAAAAGGAAAAGCTTCTCAACCGCGCCTACGGCGAGACGAAAACGAAGCTCGACGCTTACAAGGCTGCGTTGGCAACGCTCGACGAGAAGAAGCGCAGCGGCGCGACGCTTACCGAGCGCGAGGAAGCGCAGTATTCGAGCCTTAAGGCGCAGATTGCAATTTGCGAAAACCAGCTTGAGAGCTATTCCGACGATCTTAAAAGCGTCGGTCGCGAAGCCCAGGCATCCAAGGGAAACCTTTACCAGTTCGGCCAGACCATCCAGGACAACAGCGACAAGCTGGAAAAGGCGGGCAAGGGTCTTGAGACTGCCGGAAAGACAATCACCGGCACCGTCACCGGCGCGGCAACCGCGCTTGTCGGGCTTGCCAGCAGCCAGGAAGAGCAGATCGAGCAGACGCACCAACTGGACGCTGCATGGAAGGACGCTGGCGGAACGTCAGAGCAGGCGCGAAGCTCTTACGCGCTGTTTTACAAGCTGCTTGGCGAAGAGGACACCGCGACCGAAGCGGCGCAGAACCTGTCGCGCCTGACCACCAACCAGCAGGAGTTGGACAAGTGGAACAACATCGCCGCAGGCTCGTTTTCCAAGTTCGGCGATGCGTTGCCGCTCGAAAACCTCGTTGAAGCGTCTCAGGAAACGGCGCACACCGGCACCGTCACCGGCGGCCTTGCCGATGCTCTCAACTGGGCTACGGCGAGCAACGAGCAGTGGAGCGCCGCGCTTTCGGGTAACCAGGCGGCGCAGCAGGCTTTCAACGACCAGATAGACCAGGGAGCTACGAAAGAAGACGCTTTCAACGCCGCGCTTGCCGCCTGCGGTGACGAGCAAGAGCGCTCTTCGCTTATCACGCAGACGCTCGATGGCCTTTACGGCAACATCGGCGAGACGTACCAAGAGACTAATAAAACGATGCTCGACACGCGCGAAGCGCAAGCCGAGTTGAACCGGAAGATGGCCGAAGCCGGAGAAGCGGCGATGCCGTTCAAGGAAAAGGCGCTTGAGCTTGGGACTACGCTGCTTGAGAAGGTAACGCCAGCGCTTGAGGGAGTTTCGGACTGGTACAAGTCCCTAACGCCTGAGCAGCAGGACATGGCCGCCAACGTTGCTTTGGGGACGGTCGCGTTCGGCGGTCTTGCAACCGGCATCGGAAAGACGCTCCAAAAGGGCGTTGAGATCGGCCAGACGTTCAAGGACGTTGCGGGCGGCTTCGCTTCCCTTGCGGGCAAGTTCGGCGAGGGCGGCGGCGCTATCGGCACGGCAGCTACCGGCTTTGGCGGCATGGCCGAGAAGGCGGGCGGCTTGGCATCGACCCTTGGCGGCAAGCTCTCGACCGGCTGGACATCGTTCACCGGGTTGATTGCCGCGAATCCCATCTTGCTTGGCGTTGCTGCGGTCGCGGCTGCGGTCGCTGGCCTTACGTGGTTCTTCACGCAGACCGAGACGGGAAAGCAGCTTTGGTCTGATTTCACGGGCTGGATTTCGGAAAAATGGCAAGGCGTGCAGGATTTCTTCGCAGGCGTGCCGGAATTTTGGTCTGGTGTTTGGGACGGGATAACCGGAAAAGCCGAAGAGGTCAAAAACAGCCTTGGCGAGAAATTCGAAGGAATCAAGCAAGGCGCTTCCGACGCTTGGGAAGGCTTGAAATCCAACGCGTCCGACGCTTGGGAAAACCTGAAATCCGCAGCGTCCGAAAAATTCGGCGCTATCAAGGATTCGATTCAAACGGACATGAACACCGGGCAAATCGTCGGCTCTGCCGCTTCAAACGCCCTGAAAGCCGCCATGAACGGCGATTGGGACGCGGCGAAGTCGCAAGCCGGTAGCGCCTTCCAGGCGATACAAAGCAACATCCAAACGAAGATGAACAACGCCAAGGACAACGCCATAAACGCCGGTAACTCCATCGGCGAGAAGCTGGGCTTTCCCGGACTTGGAAGCACGGTCGCTGGCGTTTTCTCAAACATCAAGAGCAACATAACTTCGCCTATCGACGAAGCGTGGAACTTCATCAGCGGCATCCCCGGAAAGATTCAGAACGCTTTCAGCGGGATTCGCATCAGTTTGCCGCATATCAACATGCCGCATTTCAACGTAAGCTGGCGCAACATCGGCGGCGTTGTAAGGCTGCCGTCAATCAGCGTCGATTGGTTCGCCAAGGGCGGCTACTTCGATAAGCCGTCAATCATCGGCGTTGGCGAAGCTGGCGGCGAGCATGTAGCGCCAGATGCAAAGCTGCGTTCCAGCGTCAAAGAGAGCGTCGAAGCCGGCATCGCCCGCGTGCTAGACCGCCTGCGCGGCGGCTTCGGCGGCGGCGCTCAGGTCAACGTGACCGTTAACGCTACCGTTGCGAACAACATGGACGCGTACACGACCGGCCAGCAGATCGGCGCGGGCATCGCGTCGAAACTCAAGCAAAAGGGGGTGCCCGTTGGAGCTTAA
- a CDS encoding major tail protein translates to MARNGFFGVKNAHVARFTDEDTFEYEKPIHIPGTVEIKIEPSIEQATSYGDNEPWLDKYQDNGGSITWSLYDIESTPELRELLADINGFDIDEKGRVLATSGKTPKPFAFMCEQPGHAVGKRRCIYKCTSKPASVDAKTLEDKPDITQIDYELTFRPVTLPTGWRGCYIDTYSDIADYDKFFEQVDTAAKPKTEAA, encoded by the coding sequence ATGGCACGAAATGGGTTCTTCGGCGTGAAGAACGCGCACGTCGCGCGTTTCACAGACGAGGATACGTTCGAGTATGAGAAGCCAATCCATATCCCCGGCACGGTCGAAATCAAGATCGAGCCGTCCATCGAGCAGGCTACGAGCTACGGCGACAATGAACCTTGGCTCGACAAGTACCAGGACAACGGCGGCTCTATCACGTGGTCGCTCTACGACATCGAGAGCACGCCGGAGCTGCGCGAGCTTCTGGCCGACATCAACGGCTTCGACATCGACGAGAAAGGCCGCGTGCTGGCAACGTCCGGCAAGACCCCTAAGCCGTTCGCCTTCATGTGCGAGCAGCCCGGCCACGCCGTCGGAAAGCGCCGCTGCATCTACAAGTGCACCAGCAAGCCCGCGTCCGTCGATGCGAAGACGCTTGAGGACAAGCCCGACATCACGCAGATTGATTACGAGCTCACGTTCCGCCCCGTCACGCTGCCGACCGGCTGGCGCGGCTGCTACATCGACACGTATAGCGACATCGCTGATTACGACAAGTTCTTCGAGCAGGTCGATACCGCCGCCAAGCCTAAGACCGAGGCCGCGTAA
- a CDS encoding phage head-tail connector protein: MVAKANKGKLLDACRAALRIPDFVNDYDEEISDVIEAARAELVAGGVSEDKAHDDSDGRVRLAIKVYVKANFGMDNPDAEKFMRSFETMLTSMSGDSAYNGGDAE; the protein is encoded by the coding sequence ATGGTCGCAAAAGCTAATAAAGGCAAGCTGTTGGATGCGTGCCGTGCCGCGCTTCGCATCCCTGATTTCGTCAACGATTACGACGAAGAGATTTCTGACGTAATCGAAGCCGCCCGCGCCGAGCTGGTGGCGGGCGGCGTTTCTGAAGATAAGGCGCATGACGATTCGGACGGGCGCGTTCGGCTAGCAATCAAGGTTTATGTAAAGGCCAATTTTGGCATGGACAATCCCGACGCTGAAAAGTTCATGCGTTCGTTCGAAACCATGCTCACCAGCATGAGCGGCGATTCCGCCTATAACGGCGGTGATGCCGAATGA
- a CDS encoding phage major capsid protein, which produces MTLEELIAELQALIDQCSDGTEPTEEDAARMAELTDEINQRRAAGEQAAQTRAAAVANARAAIDAGRAQRIDSVPLARSANIAGVSGAAYDVTDYDQAERRAWVKGLAERSGIQLVGGTALTDAERAAQRHAIEQRAEFTMTTANTDSLVPVTVQNEIISLIDNTAVLFGDISRTTMSGQVEFPRHKSIKKGDAAKTEEGAAPTDIEENDFDTVPLVGTEIKKTVEMSRKMATQSLPGFEQYIISEVSARLSVACNAFVHEKLADENYGIATANKIQTAAAKDLTKADIVKMLSLLRSYGNAAAKGIIIYANNNTIWNQIAMLEDANGRSYFANEATDDPTVQGRIFGKVVKQDDSIADNVIKAGFPDLFKGNMFDGPDVTPYVQPRTQKRCFDGYVLFDGVLAVPEAFAQLTIKQA; this is translated from the coding sequence ATGACACTCGAAGAGCTTATCGCCGAGCTGCAAGCCCTTATCGACCAGTGTTCCGACGGAACCGAGCCGACGGAAGAGGATGCAGCCCGCATGGCCGAGCTGACCGACGAGATCAACCAGCGCCGCGCCGCTGGCGAGCAGGCGGCGCAGACCCGCGCCGCCGCCGTCGCGAACGCACGCGCCGCAATCGACGCTGGCCGCGCCCAGCGAATCGATTCCGTCCCGCTGGCACGTTCCGCCAACATCGCGGGCGTTTCCGGCGCTGCCTACGACGTTACCGATTACGACCAGGCGGAGCGCCGCGCCTGGGTAAAGGGTCTGGCCGAGCGCTCCGGCATCCAGCTTGTCGGCGGCACCGCGCTTACCGATGCCGAGCGTGCCGCTCAGCGCCACGCAATCGAGCAGCGAGCGGAGTTCACCATGACCACGGCGAACACGGATTCTCTCGTTCCCGTGACCGTGCAGAACGAGATCATATCCCTTATCGACAACACGGCAGTTCTCTTCGGCGACATCAGCCGAACGACCATGTCCGGCCAAGTCGAGTTCCCGCGCCACAAGTCCATCAAGAAGGGCGATGCGGCTAAGACCGAAGAGGGCGCAGCCCCTACCGATATCGAGGAAAATGACTTCGATACCGTGCCGCTCGTAGGAACGGAGATTAAGAAGACCGTCGAGATGTCCCGAAAGATGGCAACGCAGTCGCTTCCCGGCTTCGAGCAGTACATCATTTCCGAGGTTTCTGCACGTCTCTCCGTCGCGTGCAACGCATTCGTCCACGAGAAGCTTGCCGATGAAAATTACGGTATCGCGACCGCTAACAAGATTCAGACGGCGGCGGCGAAGGACCTTACCAAGGCCGACATCGTGAAGATGCTGAGCCTGCTCCGCTCTTACGGCAACGCAGCGGCTAAGGGAATCATCATCTACGCCAATAACAACACCATCTGGAATCAGATTGCCATGCTTGAGGATGCCAACGGTCGTTCTTATTTTGCAAATGAGGCTACCGATGACCCGACGGTTCAGGGTCGAATCTTCGGCAAGGTTGTAAAACAGGACGATTCAATCGCCGACAACGTGATTAAGGCCGGCTTCCCCGACCTGTTCAAGGGAAACATGTTCGACGGCCCCGACGTTACGCCTTACGTCCAGCCGCGCACTCAGAAGCGCTGCTTCGACGGCTACGTTCTGTTCGACGGCGTTCTTGCCGTCCCCGAAGCGTTCGCGCAGCTCACCATCAAGCAAGCTTAA
- a CDS encoding HK97 family phage prohead protease, with protein MPAKPNERQYRAMQVVLRSLPTDSEREKRIESDYYVEGYASTFNDPYVLWQDPWDGTEYREIISPDAFVETDMSDVIMQFDHCGDVLARMSNGTLIVEPDKHGLFIAADLSKSDSARKRFEEVDNGLVTRMSWAFTIGASEYDRDTHTTTITRVKKIYDVSAVSLPADPNTEISARNLLNGVIEQSRKELARRKAALLRAKACLAITNAKKGK; from the coding sequence ATGCCAGCCAAACCGAATGAGCGGCAATACCGCGCAATGCAGGTGGTGCTACGAAGTCTTCCGACCGACAGCGAGCGCGAAAAGCGCATCGAATCCGATTACTACGTCGAGGGCTACGCTTCGACGTTTAATGACCCATACGTGTTGTGGCAAGACCCGTGGGACGGCACCGAATATCGCGAGATTATCAGCCCTGACGCTTTCGTTGAAACCGATATGAGCGACGTGATTATGCAGTTCGACCACTGCGGGGACGTGCTCGCTCGAATGAGCAACGGCACGTTGATTGTTGAGCCTGACAAGCACGGCTTGTTCATCGCCGCCGACCTATCGAAGTCGGATTCCGCGCGAAAGCGCTTCGAGGAAGTCGATAACGGGCTTGTCACCCGCATGTCGTGGGCTTTCACCATCGGCGCATCAGAGTATGACCGCGATACGCACACCACGACGATTACCAGGGTCAAGAAGATTTATGACGTGTCCGCAGTCAGCTTGCCAGCCGACCCGAACACCGAAATAAGTGCAAGAAATCTGCTTAACGGAGTGATTGAGCAGTCGCGCAAGGAGCTTGCGCGCAGGAAGGCCGCTTTGCTTCGCGCTAAAGCGTGCCTGGCAATTACTAACGCGAAGAAAGGTAAATAG
- a CDS encoding phage portal protein, which yields MFDAVFHKPIMQAVDGYFQTFTAYAPRFTSWSGGIYEAELTRSIIERNADHASKLRPEISGTAQPQWTRSLQWQPNPWMTTPQFLHRISTMLDVCDTCLIVPVDGGDGITSAGYYPVLPSQCEAYDVDGALWLELRFPGGDKTLIEWSRIGVMTRHQFKSDLFGDGTNVLNPTLDLIHAQEEAEKTAIEQGAAVRFIGKLSQNRNPEDTKKSAEAFNEQLGASNAGGIVVYDNKYQEVKQIAPQSYTVDAAQMERIEKAAYRFFGSNEDIVMNKADEDTYNAFYEGRTEVFAVQLGYVLTAMTFTPNEIAHGNSIMFSANRLEFASNQTKLNVSTALFDRGIWCGNQVAEVFQSPSYPGGERHVIRGEYIDLDLISQHTSEQAAAAAETNANIAAIDGKKKEGEDASQTE from the coding sequence ATGTTCGACGCTGTTTTTCACAAGCCGATCATGCAGGCCGTCGATGGCTATTTCCAGACGTTCACGGCATACGCGCCGCGCTTTACGTCGTGGTCTGGCGGTATCTACGAAGCCGAGCTGACGCGCTCCATCATCGAGAGGAACGCCGACCACGCTTCGAAGCTTCGGCCTGAGATTTCGGGAACGGCGCAACCGCAATGGACGCGCTCTTTGCAATGGCAACCGAACCCGTGGATGACAACGCCGCAATTTCTGCATCGCATTTCGACGATGCTTGACGTTTGCGACACGTGCTTGATCGTCCCGGTCGATGGCGGGGACGGCATCACGTCCGCTGGCTACTATCCCGTGCTGCCGAGCCAGTGCGAAGCCTACGACGTTGACGGCGCTTTGTGGCTTGAGCTTCGATTCCCTGGTGGGGATAAGACCTTGATTGAGTGGTCGCGCATCGGCGTTATGACGCGGCACCAGTTCAAGAGCGATTTGTTCGGCGATGGAACCAACGTGCTCAATCCCACGCTTGATTTGATTCATGCTCAGGAGGAAGCCGAGAAAACGGCTATCGAGCAGGGCGCGGCGGTGCGATTCATCGGCAAGCTGTCGCAGAACAGAAACCCGGAGGATACGAAGAAATCCGCAGAAGCCTTCAACGAGCAGTTGGGTGCGTCCAACGCCGGCGGAATCGTCGTTTATGACAACAAGTATCAAGAGGTAAAGCAGATCGCCCCGCAAAGCTACACGGTCGATGCGGCGCAGATGGAGCGCATAGAGAAAGCGGCCTATCGCTTCTTCGGCTCCAACGAAGACATCGTTATGAACAAGGCCGACGAGGACACGTACAACGCTTTTTACGAGGGGCGTACCGAGGTCTTCGCCGTGCAGCTTGGCTATGTGCTCACTGCGATGACGTTCACGCCGAACGAGATTGCACACGGCAACTCGATTATGTTTTCGGCCAACCGTCTTGAGTTCGCGAGCAATCAAACCAAGCTCAACGTCTCAACGGCGCTTTTCGACCGTGGAATCTGGTGCGGCAATCAGGTTGCCGAGGTCTTCCAATCGCCGAGCTATCCAGGCGGCGAGCGCCACGTTATCCGTGGCGAGTATATCGACCTTGATTTAATCAGCCAGCACACATCCGAGCAGGCGGCGGCTGCTGCCGAGACAAACGCGAACATTGCCGCAATCGACGGCAAGAAAAAGGAGGGTGAAGATGCCAGCCAAACCGAATGA